A stretch of the Clarias gariepinus isolate MV-2021 ecotype Netherlands chromosome 26, CGAR_prim_01v2, whole genome shotgun sequence genome encodes the following:
- the LOC128514010 gene encoding uncharacterized protein LOC128514010 translates to MKTLHLALILLSLSGVLTKDSRWGVNYTEKSICAVRGFSVSIPCSYYYPTSNPNIQVTQMLWCSMNNNIDVCETPPYVYDSSSNTKSDFEYVGDDKSNCTLLIHNVQFSYSGEYKFRFITNEPGGRLTGQPGVTLQTADLKVSLISLSGNGTLKQGDSLNLMCDVNCTHSSSQFVWSKNNEQLNPSGPVLHFPALTVRDSGNYTCTWKTKETSGSKTISLQVEGENPDGPSVWMIVLVTAGVMFMVFSIPAVIYNRRRVHTEQLKEDDSDIYTTVQYNTFTMN, encoded by the exons ATGAAGACGCTGCACTTGGCTCTGATTCTGCTCTCGCTGTCCG GTGTTCTCACTAAGGACAGTAGATGGGGTGTGAATTATACGGAGAAGTCGATCTGTGCTGTGAGAGGATTCAGTGTCTCCATTCCCTGTAGTTATTATTATCCAACATCAAATCCCAACATTCAGGTGACACAAATGCTTTGGTGCTCAATGAACAACAACATAGATGTGTGTGAAACCCCTCCGTATGTTTATGACAGCTCATCAAACACCAAGTCAGACTTTGAGTACGTTGGAGACGACAAATCAAACTGCACTTTGTTAATCCACAATGTACAGTTCAGTTATTCTGGAGAGTACAAATTCAGATTTATAACTAATGAGCCTGGTGGCAGATTGACAGGACAACCTGGAGTGACTCTACAAACTGCAG atttaaaggtgtCACTAATCAGCCTCAGTGGAAACGGAACCCTTAAACAAGGAGACTCGTTAAATCTGATGTGTGATGTGAACTGCACACACAGTTCCTCACAGTTTGTGTGGTCTAAGAACAACGAACAGTTAAATCCATCAGGACCCGTTCTTCACTTTCCTGCTCTAACCGTGAgggattctgggaattacacctGCACTTGGAAAACCAAGGAGACGTCAGGATCTAAAACCATCAGCCTTCAGGTCGAGG GTGAAAATCCTGATGGTCCGTCAGTCTGGATGATTGTTTTAGTGACAGCTGGAGTGATGTTCATGGTGTTCTCTATCCCAGCTGTGATTTACAACAGGAG ACGTGTCCACACTGAGCAGCTGAAGGAGGATGATtcagacatctacaccacagtacagtacaatacattCACCATGAACTGA